In one Populus nigra chromosome 12, ddPopNigr1.1, whole genome shotgun sequence genomic region, the following are encoded:
- the LOC133669452 gene encoding transcription factor MYB60 produces the protein MGRPPCCDKVGIKKGPWTPEEDIILVSYIQEHGPGNWRSVPTNTGLLRCSKSCRLRWTNYLRPGIKRGNFTPHEEGMIIHLQALLGNKWAAIASYLPQRTDNDIKNYWNTHLKKKLKKFQSALDPMAQGSASSQFMSKSFNERKCLDDFTTDSSVLNRPNQVSTYASSTENISRLLEGWMRSSPKPNGTDLLKENWEKNNNSSLENNDHSFGNSVATNSLQSYRPKPEEESGDLISHEEFESILSLENLNNVAWDKSSCDSATAVTTTKDFKSSTSDEKDNITMTERKQKSDESTPPLSFLEKWLLDENGTVQVEEIMELSPIF, from the exons ATGGGAAGACCTCCTTGCTGTGACAAAGTTGGGATCAAGAAAGGTCCATGGACCCCTGAGGAGGACATCATCCTAGTCTCTTATATTCAAGAACATGGTCCAGGAAATTGGAGATCAGTTCCTACCAACACTG GGTTGTTAAGGTGCAGCAAAAGTTGCAGGCTTAGATGGACTAATTACCTCAGACCAGGAATTAAGCGAGGCAACTTTACTCCCCATGAAGAAGGGATGATAATTCACTTGCAAGCTTTATTGGGTAACAA ATGGGCAGCCATAGCTTCATATCTTCCCCAGAGAACAGATAATGATATAAAGAACTACTGGAACACCCACCTGAAGAAGAAACTAAAGAAGTTCCAATCAGCTTTGGATCCTATGGCACAAGGCTCAGCAAGTAGTCAGTTTATGTCGAAAAGTTTCAATGAGAGAAAGTGCTTGGATGATTTCACCACCGATTCCTCAGTCCTCAACAGGCCTAATCAGGTCTCCACATATGCATCAAGTACCGAAAACATTTCGCGCCTTCTTGAAGGTTGGATGAGATCATCTCCAAAGCCAAACGGCACTGATCTTCTCAAAGAAAATTGGGAGAAAAACAACAACAGCAGCCTGGAAAACAATGATCATAGCTTTGGCAATTCAGTGGCTACAAATTCTCTTCAATCTTATAGGCCAAAACCCGAGGAAGAAAGCGGTGATCTAATCTCTCATGAAGAGTTTGAGTCCATTTTATCACTTGAGAACTTGAATAATGTTGCATGGGACAAATCCTCTTGTGATTCTGCTACTGCTGTTACTACTACAAAGGATTTCAAGAGCTCTACAAGTGATGAGAAGGACAATATTACAATGACTGAGAGGAAGCAGAAATCTGATGAAAGCACTCCCCCCCTATCATTTCTCGAGAAGTGGCTCTTGGATGAAAATGGTACTGTTCAAGTGGAAGAAATCATGGAATTGTCTCCAATATTCTGA
- the LOC133669154 gene encoding F-box protein SKIP24 isoform X1 — protein sequence MGGVPDELWRQILEMGIQNSKLNYKDLCCISISCRRLHRLSAENSLWLLLLSSDFPSPNQQNPNPNNSTSASAKSTYKIKFEREKSRKVAAHRRAVLRKESEVLEFERKIREIENGLRQETEKMRATAAELSNLHKVRQASVALNVWQPEVIRGRQKQIVEQSAVPVESRVHSLEMELKLCRQRISGFDKAYRDEKRRLELAMEQLASMKYHPLRDHKLISSGDKEYKKKRKKLKTSVIFPEKQG from the exons atgggaGGTGTACCAGACGAGCTATGGAGACAAATTCTGGAAATGGGAATCCAAAATTCCAAATTGAACTACAAAGATCTGTGTTGCATCTCAATTTCCTGTAGACGCCTCCACCGTTTATCCGCTGAGAACTCTCTTTGGCTCCTCCTCCTCTCCTCCGATTTCCCTTCTCCAAATCAACAAAACCCCAACCCCAACAATTCAACTTCTGCATCAGCTAAATCAACTTATAAAATCAA GTTTGAGAGGGAGAAATCGAGGAAGGTTGCGGCGCATAGAAGGGCGGTGCTTAGAAAGGAGAGTGAGGTTTTGGAGTTCGAAaggaaaataagagaaattgaGAATGGATTGCGTCAAGAGACGGAGAAAATGAGAGCCACGGCTGCTGAATTGTCCAATTTACACAAGGTCAG gCAAGCTTCTGTGGCTCTGAATGTGTGGCAGCCGGAAGTTATTAGGGGTAGGCAAAAGCAAATAGTGGAGCAGAGTGCTGTTCCAGTTGAATCTCGAGTTCATTCACTTGAGATGGAACTTAAGCTTTGCAGGCAACGGATATCAGGCTTTGATAAGGCTTAT AGAGATGAGAAGCGGAGACTTGAGTTGGCAATGGAACAGTTGGCGTCCATGAAATATCATCCATTACGAGATCATAAGTTGATAAGTAGTGGTGACaaggaatataaaaaaaagaggaagaagttgaaaACATCTGTTATCT TTCCTGAAAAGCAAGGGTAA
- the LOC133669154 gene encoding F-box protein SKIP24 isoform X2, whose amino-acid sequence MGGVPDELWRQILEMGIQNSKLNYKDLCCISISCRRLHRLSAENSLWLLLLSSDFPSPNQQNPNPNNSTSASAKSTYKIKFEREKSRKVAAHRRAVLRKESEVLEFERKIREIENGLRQETEKMRATAAELSNLHKVRQASVALNVWQPEVIRGRQKQIVEQSAVPVESRVHSLEMELKLCRQRISGFDKAYRDEKRRLELAMEQLASMKYHPLRDHKLISSGDKEYKKKRKKLKTSVI is encoded by the exons atgggaGGTGTACCAGACGAGCTATGGAGACAAATTCTGGAAATGGGAATCCAAAATTCCAAATTGAACTACAAAGATCTGTGTTGCATCTCAATTTCCTGTAGACGCCTCCACCGTTTATCCGCTGAGAACTCTCTTTGGCTCCTCCTCCTCTCCTCCGATTTCCCTTCTCCAAATCAACAAAACCCCAACCCCAACAATTCAACTTCTGCATCAGCTAAATCAACTTATAAAATCAA GTTTGAGAGGGAGAAATCGAGGAAGGTTGCGGCGCATAGAAGGGCGGTGCTTAGAAAGGAGAGTGAGGTTTTGGAGTTCGAAaggaaaataagagaaattgaGAATGGATTGCGTCAAGAGACGGAGAAAATGAGAGCCACGGCTGCTGAATTGTCCAATTTACACAAGGTCAG gCAAGCTTCTGTGGCTCTGAATGTGTGGCAGCCGGAAGTTATTAGGGGTAGGCAAAAGCAAATAGTGGAGCAGAGTGCTGTTCCAGTTGAATCTCGAGTTCATTCACTTGAGATGGAACTTAAGCTTTGCAGGCAACGGATATCAGGCTTTGATAAGGCTTAT AGAGATGAGAAGCGGAGACTTGAGTTGGCAATGGAACAGTTGGCGTCCATGAAATATCATCCATTACGAGATCATAAGTTGATAAGTAGTGGTGACaaggaatataaaaaaaagaggaagaagttgaaaACATCTGTTATCT GA